The window tatcaatataGGAATGAGTGCTTACAGAGTCAGTAACCAACGTTGCTCCATGTTCCTCTGCTGCCCTAGCTATTGCCATTGAGACGGCACCATTCCCACCCTCAGCGTAGCCCCAGGCATTCTTAACCCCCTCCAGCTCCCCCATCACATGATGCAGCAGGACATATCTGCATTGAATATCTCAAAGGCAAattccatacatgtacaagttgtATATATGACATTTACAAGCTATAAATAGATTATACTGACCCACTTCCAGGGAGCCTTGGACTCAGCATGGCTCCTATTACAGCATCAGTGGCCAGCGTTGCTTTCAGGGGCTCTGATTCGAACCACTTGTCCAAAATGTGCTGAAGACAGAGAACGCATGAGTCAGTTGCAGTagtgagtacatgtaatactcATCTTTGAAGCCGGAGCAGTTATCAACTCGTAGAAAGCTGGCAACTCTCTACCAAGGTAGCCTCCTACAATGAACAAATAGTCacagcatgcatataattataataatttatatagcatATTATAGTACGCACACACTCTGACTCACCCATCTTCAACAGAGCTGTGATGTTCTTGATCTCGAAGAAAATCTCCTGAGTGGTGCCATTGCGAAGTCTGTCGATGTTAACAGGCGCAGTGTCCAGTAGGGGATCAACAGCCTCAGCTGGGGGGGATAAGAGGACGATGGATGTATGTACGTAAAATATACATTCTCACCTATTTCATTCATCCACTGTTCATATCGTGAATATGCCTGAAGAGTTTGGTAGTGATTGTTAGGTTGTATTCTGAAGCATTGTGGAGCCTCACCTCGGCGTCTCTGACAGAGAACTGTGCAATCTGTTTCTCATTTTCCCTCATATCATTACCAAGCAACAAGCTCTGGTCTGTTCCACGCAGAGGGGTGAAGGAGTTAGGATTACGGAGGTAAACCTTTAGACCATGTTTCTAAGGAACGAAATACAATGACCCAATAGCAATGTAGTTGATAAATCAAAAATAATTTCACCTTTAGCTCGAGATCTTTGACAATCTGTGGTCGTAACAAGCTGACAAGATAGGATGCTCTGGAGAACTTGAATCCTGGTACTATCTCCTCGGTAACTGCAGCTCCTCCCAACAGATGCCTCCGCTCCACAACAACCACTTGTTTCCCTGCCTTTGCAAGGTAGGCAGCCTGTATGGGGGTAAAGAATGGTAGATCACTAGATCCATGATCAGCTCTAGAATTGTAACTATTTAGACTGTTTACTTACAGCAACCAGGCCATTGTGACCTCCTCCCACTACTACTGCATCAAAGGACCTTCCATGCAATGTGGATTTCAGTCTTCTGGTGATCTTTAGCATGATACAGATGTAGAGAAGCAGAGACAGCTAGCTCAGTATGTTAGATTTTAACGCTCATTACCAGATATCCTCAGCCCCTCCCATCTTTTAAACCCCATGGCTGTCAGAAATGAGTTGCTTGTACTGTTCAAGAAGTGTTGGGGATATGGAGGACATCTAATGGCCACTTCGAGTCTAGTACAATGTAGAACATTGATATCCACCTCATGGAAGCTGTCACAAGATAAGGGATCCTTTGAGAGTCCTTCTGCTCGACTAAAGAGGTCATTTCAGTTACTAGACCTGGAACAGGATGAATGCGCTGAGGAAGAGATACGAAAGGCGTACATTAGACTAGTGAAGAAGTATCATCCTGACTCCAGCTCTGGGGAGACCAACGCAGACCACTTTAGTGAGGTACATATAAATTGTCATGAAAATGTAcgcaataataatttattatcaaCCTCGTTCTTTCTCTACAGGTGAGGGAAGCTTACAAGAAGTGTATGAACTATGTGAAGAATGTGTCAATGACTCGTGACATTCACGAAGCTCTGGAACAGGAGCTAGAAGACTTGGACAAGGCTTTAGGATACTCTATTACTAAGCAACGACGACTAGCCCATCGTCATTACCTGTCGTATGATGTGGGGGTTGGGTCAATCTCCCAACGCCAGAGAGCACATACTCAACAGAGAGTGGGACAAGCTATGGACAATGTGTTTGAGCAACAGTTCCAAAAAGCACTGGAAAATCCAGACGTTAAGGAGTTAGCACCATATGAAAAAGGACGGAAAGTTCCCGGGGGAAAGACAACCAAGTCAGTACAAAGAATAGCAAATGAGATCATATACGATTCAATGAAGCGTGGTGAATTCGATAACCTCAAGGGCCAAGGAAAACCACTCAAGGTAGAACCTGTCAACCCTGTACTGGACAATGTGGAGCAAATAATTAACAAGATGTTGGGTAATTCTGGTTTTGCTCCAGAGTGGATCGGTCTTGATAAAGAGATACGAACAGGTATGGAGAAAGTGAAGACAGACATTGAAACGGCTTGGAACAAATGTGGCCCTCTCCCTATGGGCCTGGAGCAACACAAGCACTGGGAGCAGCAACTGATGGAGTTTGAAGAGACTATAAACGTTATTAATAAGAAGATATTCGATCTAAACTTGATTGTACCCTCGTTAACTAGTCAGAGAAGTCATCTCAGATTGGAGAGGCTGTTAGTCAAAGTTATGGAGGTCCCACCTGTTAGACCGAGGACTGAGACAATGGAGGTCGTCAAGAACGAGAGTGAAGTGGATCCATTGAAAACTTTGTATGAGAGGACTGTAAATACAGTTAGCCATTGGCTTCATTGGTGGAAGTAATTCTTTTTCTCTTTTTTTCATCCCattgtcataataatattgataTACAAAATATTCAAACGGCAACACTGCAATATTGAACTGCATGACTCGTATAAATTCAGAACAGCAAAATAGATTATATAAAGTTAGAAGAATGAAACATGAAAGTAGAGTTTGAACAGTTAGTGAAGGAATAAAATTTAAGAGGACGGTTTTGGGTTTGGGTCCAGTTCCATGAGCATGCTACCTACAGCACCGAAATAGCCTTCGTGCTCCAAGAATAGAGCTCTCATAGTTCCTTGAGACCAAAACTCCATTGCATAGGACAACATCTGCATGGACATGTGGTTCCCGCACAGGTAGTTGCCCACAAACACGATCCTCTCTATACCCTGCAGGAAACAGAAGGGGGGTTATGGCGGCAGGAATAAGCAAAGTACTGTCATACAAATGTGAATGGTGAAAGATTTAGTGGTATCCACAGACAGCTTAGAGGGTTGGTTAACAATAGGACCGATGAAAGGTTTAATTTGTGGTTAAGTATGGATAGAGGTAATCAATGTGCAGAGGATATGAAGTCACAACCTATACAAGGATGTACACACAGGCAAATTGGCCCTTGCTATGACTTACTGATATTGATGCACACATCCTAGTAATGGCTCCAATGTTGTTGGTGACAGTCACTAGAGTGGCCTGGGCAAGGTCTTCAGGGCGAGCATCTTTCCTCCGCTCTGGGTGCAGCATGTGACCAAAACTACAGACAAAATACAGTGCAAATTAAATAATACAACACATTGGACCTAGATATGCACATACATAGACTATAGTCAATAGACCAccaacactcacacacacacacacactcacacacacacacacacacacacacacacacacacacacacacactcacgcacacgcgcacgcacacgcacacgcacacgcacacgcacacacacactctcacacacacacacacacacacacacacacatacacacatacacacactacctGCTAGCCAACACACACTACCTGCTAGCCACTACATCTCCAGCCAGTCCAAACTGCTTGTAGTCTCCACCATAGATATCCCGGACCAGCTTATCAACTCTAGTACTGTCTCCTTTCTCTGCAAGAGCTATGGCCTCCTCAAAAGAGTCAGTCCCGGCTAACAGTGCACACAAGCCTTGGAAGGTCCCTCCTCCAACACTAGTACCGCCAATTCTTTTCAATTTCTCACTCGACTCGACTTGCAACATGCTCACACCAGAGCCAATATTGACCAGGATGTAGGGATAAAAATCAGAGTCCACGGGAGAGGAAACTTTGCGTGTGTGAGGAGTTTTCGGGGCCTCCCAGTAATAGCACTCATCAGGGTAATTGTGACAGAGGTAGTGGACCCCTCGAATGAGGCACTGCATCTCATCGTGCTTGTGGAGACTCACGCCCAACCTCTATGAGGGGAAACAATAAGCTTTAAAAATGAATTATTTGGACAGTGATTTcagaactataattatgtatatagtagAGTGCTTTTTATTTTCACACTCCCCAAAAAGAAGATAAGAGTGACGTTTGTGTTGATATTCCACAGATAACAATAACAACAATGGAGCTCACTTCAAGAGAACACTAACAATAACTGATTAAACTCACTTCTTTGAAATCCTTCTCAAACTTGAAGGCACCTCCACCAGTAGCACACACCACTTTAGGGAACTTGCTTAATCCATTCTTGGTCACCATATCAAAAAACCCGTCCATTCTACTAGTAGCAAACTTTATAAAATGTAGTGTTCCTCTGTGTGCCTGAATGCGTAGATTCTTCATTTCCAGCCTCTCATCTCTACTGCCAGAGGAGCCATATTTGAGATTGGATTTGATGAATTTCTTGACTGAAGCAACTCCCTCCCTTTCATCAGCATTGGTGCTTTGTGCTTGATCATCTTGAGTCTCGTAGTAGACACACTTGACCAGGGACCCTCCAATGTCTACTCCAAACCATTGAATtgaatctgtgtgtgtgtgtgtgtgtgtgtgtgtgtgtggggggggggggggggggtcatgtCAGTACTTCCTACCATTAcctaatgagcatgctgagaCACATTGATTAAAAACACGTTGATCGTAAGATAGCACATGCTAGCATGCTGGTTATAGGGTGACTGATTGTCATCCCACTGCATTGTATTCACGGCTGTTACACAGGTAACAGcaggtacatgtgtatactcTTAGAGTGGCTCACGGTGCTAATTAGAAACTATTATAAACAAACAGTCTGAACATAAACAGCCTGAATATCTCTAACGACACCAATTGTATCTCAATGCTATCAAACTAACCGCCCCCTAAAAAGCAAATTAACACACTTTTGTTCAACCACATTGAGGGGTGGGGTGCATACACCAGAGTGTACCAATATGTTAGACAGACCACATCAAAGGGCTACAAGCAttctacaataataataacaacataattattccctgtaaaaatgtgtatttatatgtatacacaccctccacacacccacaaatgTATCTTCGGACACAAATATAACTCTAGCTACTACTGACAGGCTTTTAGTACACAACACAGGTTGAATAATAAGCTTTTTAGTCTTACCTTTCACCTTGGCAACTCTGATCAAAGCTTCTTTGAGAGTAGGGGACACGAGGGGCCTAGTGACTACGCTAGTCTGGTTACAAGAGCCACAGCGCTGGGGAGAGTCGGCCACAGAGGAACTGGACAACTGCTCCTCCATTAGACCTTAGGGAAACAACTTTTCATCCAATAAATAACCTAGAAAAGTAGAAAGAGATCACAAACACCTTTTGGCTGCTGCACGCGCACGATGACAGATAGTGGGCGTGGTTAAATTAACCCTTGGATCTCCATCATTAATTTATAAAAACGCTCACGAGTTAGGCTTTATTGTCTCGGAAATGGCAGCTCCAAAGACACTATCAAGAGTGTTGTATCAAGGTTTGCAAGCTAGCTGGAGAGGTGAGTGTGCTTTTGGCTGGTTCACTAGAGTTTCGAAGAAATGGCCGATTTCTAATAAATGCCCACCTCACAATAGGTCTCCAGCTTGCTCCACAGAGAAGTTCTTCATATGCAGTCACTAGACCGAACATGCTCATCAATAAAGACACACGGGTCATATGTCAGGGGTTCACAGGGAAACAGGTGAGCCTGGTCccgataaaattaattatgagaGGCTGGCCTTGGAATATTAATAATGTTTTATTCCTGCATGCTCTTTGTTGTAGGGGTCGTTCCACAGTGAGCAGGCCATTGCGTATGGTACGAATATGGTGGGTGGAGTCTCACCAGGCAAGGGAGGCAAGACACACCTCGGGCTACCCGTCTTTGAGTCAGTCCAAGATGTGCGTGCAATCCATTAATAACAGAGCTACTTTATACTATAATTGTAGTGGCACTTGAGAACTTTTTGCTTTGAATGAGCGGGATTTTACTCAATTGTTGCCCTTATACAGGCTAAGGATGCTACTGGTGCTGAGGCCTCGGTGATATATGTTCCCCCACGGTTTGCAGCGGACGCTATTATAGAGGCCATTGATGCTGGGATAGGACTGGTAGTAGTCATCACTGAGGGGATACCTCAACAAGACATGGTACGAGTCAAACACAAGCTGGTACGACAGACCAACACCAGGATGATAGGACCCAACTGTCCGGGAATTATCAGGGTGAGCATGCGTATGTGTGCTTATCGCTTATCTTTACAGAGCTGTATTTGTAGACTGTGTATAATTGAGGATAATTGAGGGACTATG of the Halichondria panicea chromosome 2, odHalPani1.1, whole genome shotgun sequence genome contains:
- the LOC135331644 gene encoding pantothenate kinase 3-like, which translates into the protein MEEQLSSSSVADSPQRCGSCNQTSVVTRPLVSPTLKEALIRVAKVKDSIQWFGVDIGGSLVKCVYYETQDDQAQSTNADEREGVASVKKFIKSNLKYGSSGSRDERLEMKNLRIQAHRGTLHFIKFATSRMDGFFDMVTKNGLSKFPKVVCATGGGAFKFEKDFKERLGVSLHKHDEMQCLIRGVHYLCHNYPDECYYWEAPKTPHTRKVSSPVDSDFYPYILVNIGSGVSMLQVESSEKLKRIGGTSVGGGTFQGLCALLAGTDSFEEAIALAEKGDSTRVDKLVRDIYGGDYKQFGLAGDVVASSFGHMLHPERRKDARPEDLAQATLVTVTNNIGAITRMCASISGIERIVFVGNYLCGNHMSMQMLSYAMEFWSQGTMRALFLEHEGYFGAVGSMLMELDPNPKPSS
- the LOC135331641 gene encoding pyridine nucleotide-disulfide oxidoreductase domain-containing protein 2-like; the encoded protein is MLKITRRLKSTLHGRSFDAVVVGGGHNGLVAAAYLAKAGKQVVVVERRHLLGGAAVTEEIVPGFKFSRASYLVSLLRPQIVKDLELKKHGLKVYLRNPNSFTPLRGTDQSLLLGNDMRENEKQIAQFSVRDAEAYSRYEQWMNEIAEAVDPLLDTAPVNIDRLRNGTTQEIFFEIKNITALLKMGGYLGRELPAFYELITAPASKILDKWFESEPLKATLATDAVIGAMLSPRLPGSGYVLLHHVMGELEGVKNAWGYAEGGNGAVSMAIARAAEEHGATLVTDSPVSQILVNDKSTATGVVLEDGSEIRAKVVLSNATPQVTFLDLLPEGTLPADFRTQVAGIDYTSPVTKINIALSGLPDFSSLPNTRDGLPCPHHQCTIHLNTEHTDCIHSAYLDAQQGRWSSRPLLELCLPSSLDPTLAPPGCHVMSIFSQYTPYKLADGDWTEEKKEQYANVVFDSIEDYAPGFKKLVIDKDILTPPDLERIFGLTGGNIFHGAMSVDQLYLARPTHRNPSYASGAVKGLYLCGSGAHPGGGVMGSPGRLAAMAALEEL
- the LOC135331645 gene encoding dnaJ homolog subfamily C member 28-like, with product MAVRNELLVLFKKCWGYGGHLMATSSLVQCRTLISTSWKLSQDKGSFESPSARLKRSFQLLDLEQDECAEEEIRKAYIRLVKKYHPDSSSGETNADHFSEVREAYKKCMNYVKNVSMTRDIHEALEQELEDLDKALGYSITKQRRLAHRHYLSYDVGVGSISQRQRAHTQQRVGQAMDNVFEQQFQKALENPDVKELAPYEKGRKVPGGKTTKSVQRIANEIIYDSMKRGEFDNLKGQGKPLKVEPVNPVLDNVEQIINKMLGNSGFAPEWIGLDKEIRTGMEKVKTDIETAWNKCGPLPMGLEQHKHWEQQLMEFEETINVINKKIFDLNLIVPSLTSQRSHLRLERLLVKVMEVPPVRPRTETMEVVKNESEVDPLKTLYERTVNTVSHWLHWWK